CACAAGCTCTGGCTGATTTCATCGCTGAATTCACTCTTCCAGACGAAGATGGAATTACAGACGAAGTTGATAAATGGACAATATAGACAgatggttcgtcagcccaaaagagggggggagtaggggtcgtCATAACCACCCCCGACGGAGAAGTGATGAAATATGGGGTTCAACTGAAGTTCCCAGCCACcaataacgaagccgagtatgaaggAATATTGACGGGCTTGAGGCTTGGGAAAGCTCTTGGTGCCAAAAACTTGCTGATCCAAAGTGATTCAAAGCTGGTAATCGGACAGATCAGTGGAGAGTACGaggcaaaggaagaaaggatgcagaaataccttAAACTGACAAGGCAACTAACTCAAGAGTTCGACACAGTGGAGTTCGTCCAGATACCAAGAAGCCAGAATATTGGGGCCGACGAAGTATCAAAACTAGCGTCATCAGAAGAAGGGAAGACGAGCACAGACATGGAAATAGAGATCCAGAAACACCTGAGTATTGAAGAGGTGGTGGTGTTCTCCATCCAGAGCACAGACACCTGGATGACGCCCATAATATCCTTCCTCCAGGACGGGCACCTACCTCAGAATACTGACGAAGCCAGAAAGGTCAAGAAGAGAGCAGCCAGGTTTACGATCTTGAATGACgtcttgtacaagagaggcttctctatgcctTATCTAAAGTGCGTCGACGAGGATGAGGCCAAATACATCCTGGAAGAAGTACATGGAGGAATTTGTGGCGACCATGCCGGCTCCAGATCCCTAGTCAACAAGGTGATAAGAGCGGGgtatttttggccaaccatgcagggGGATGCTGCTGATATCGTCAGAAGGTGCGACAGATGCCAGCGGTATGGGAATGTGCAACGGCTTCCAGCGGAGAAAATGACGACCATAGCctccccatggccgttcgcacaatggggaatcgATATCGTCGGTCCTctgccccaaggtaaaggtcaggtaaaattccttctagttgctattgactatttcacaaaatgggttgaagcagaggcCCTAGCAACCATCACTGAGGCTCGGATCTGGAGCTTCGTGTGGAAAAACATAatctgcaggttcgggattcccttgacgatcatatctgataatgggaggcagttcgacagccAAGGCTTCAGAGACTTCTGCTCGGACCTcgggatcaagaatcagttctcatcCCCGGGACATCCTCAGGCAAACGGACAGACGGAAGTAACGAACAGGACGCTGCTCAAGATAATCAAAACCAAGCTGGACGAAGCAAAAGGTGCCTGGTCAGAAGAACTACCTAGTGTCCTGTGGGCATACAGGACTACAGCCAGAACCCCTACAGGAGAGACAcccttcaggcttacctatggcacAGAGGCAGTAATCCCAGTAGAAGTTGGAGTAACAAGCATCAGACGAGGAACTTTCAGAGATGGACTCAATGACGAGGAACTGCGGTTCAACCTGGATTGCCTGGATGAAGTAAGAGACAATGCGTCCTGTAGAATGACaaagtatcaaaaaaagatGGCCGAGTACTACAATAAGAGGGTCAAACTCAGGCGTCTGGACATAGGGGACCTCGTCCTTCGCAAAGTCACTATAGCGACTAAAGACCCTACTTAAGGGAAGCTGGGCCCTACATGGGAAGGGCCTTATCGCGTCATTCACTACTCTAGACAAGGAAGTTACCATCTGGAAACTATGGACGGACAAAAGCTCCCTCGTCCTtggaacattgagcatttaAAGAAATACCATGAGTAAATGTAATACACGAATGCATTCGTTATTGAAGTTAATAAAAGTATTATTCCTCTGATGTTTTTGCGCAGGCAGTACTGGTCGACCATGAGGCCTATAAAtcactaagtaacaagattccgccttgacggatgtaagttactgacgaccatcATAGGATGGTtaaaagactaagtaacaagattccgccttgacggatgtaagttactgacgaccatcGTAGGATGGTtaaaagactaagtaacaagattccgccttgacggatgtaagttaccgACGACCATCGTAGTATGGTtaaaagactaagtaacaagattccgccttgacggatgtaagttactgacaaaaaaaaaaaaaaaaaaaaaaaagtgacaagaGCCCGCCTGGACGGACATAAGTCGCCCAGGCAGCACCCCCTTAAAGTCACAAGTGGCAGGAGTCAGTTGACGAAGAAAAGAGTGCAGtacatcaaatcaaaacaagaTGCAACAACTAATCAACAAAGCACAAAATTgtagacggatgtaaatcagcCAAAACATCTAGAGGAAAAGTAAGTACACTTCATTCCAGCCCATAACCACTGGGCCACtatcattgttttcaaaataaaattaactgttttgaaattagatttacaaaaagaaaaggcccaaaacaagaCGGGCACCcaccataaaacaaaaaatttctaagtatcCAAATCAGGCATCGGTTGTGCCTTCACTGGCCGGTACGTCAGCAACAGGCTCAGGCGCGTCATCACCAGGGGCAGAAGATGAAGCCGCCTCATCCAGAGCCATTTCCTTGTCAACTTCTTCCAAGTCTAGACTCTCCAGGTTGACTCCAGAAGGATGCTTGATCATATACCTCCGAAGAAGCTCGAAACCTTTGAAATACCAACTGAAGAGCACAGTATTGTACTCGTCAGTGGTCTGGAAAGCCTCCACAGATCGAGCAGCGATGGTCACAAGTTTCTCCTTGGCTGCAAGAAGCTGCTCGTCCTTCTCGTGAGTCAACTCGCGCTCAACTCTGAGGTCGTCCTCCAGCACTTTGACCTTCTCCTTCAAAGTCGTTGCCTCGTCCATGGAGGTGATCAGGTTCGTCCTCAGGTCAGAGCTCTCTTTCTCCAAGGCCTCCATCCGGGTTGTCAGAGACACCACCTTGGCCCCTTGAGTGAGGTATTCAGCGGTAATATGGAGGCTCTCTCCCAACACCTGGAGGAAATTATGAAGTcgtctgtaaaaaaaaaaaagaaaaaaaagaaataaaaaaaggaaggtGATGGAATATAGAAGGAAGAACTCCATACCTGGACGAGTTTGTGGACATGACGAGAAGCCACATCGTTTAGGGACATGTTAGAAAGAGCCTTCAAGTCCGCTGGAGTGACGACCTCATGAGCCCTTTCTACGGCCAACGTCTCGTCATCCCAAATGGTGGACGAACGAGCATCagtcttctccttccctttgcCAACCACACGCGGCCTTTTGGAGCCGGGAGTAGGAATCTCCTCTATCGAGACGGTCGGGGAGGCAGTCCTCGTCGTTTCGGAAGCTATGGAAGGGACGATACTAAGGGGCATGGAAGCAGGACCTTTCCCGGTAACTCGCACTGCCTTCTTCCCCAGATTGGACAGTGGTTCGTCCTTCTTTGATCTCATCTTTGCATACATATCCTTGTTGAATTTTGTCGTCATCTCTGCAAGAAGAAAATGCCAGTCAAAGATTGCTTAAGTGTACATAAGAAGAATCAAACATTGACGAAGTCAAAACTTACTCTTTTTGCCTTCAATGCCAAGTTGACGAAGAACGAAAGGAGACGGGTCAGGACCGAGATTGTAAAATGCAAGAGATCGGGGGTCAACCAGCTCGTCCCAACTTTCAA
The sequence above is drawn from the Quercus lobata isolate SW786 chromosome 12, ValleyOak3.0 Primary Assembly, whole genome shotgun sequence genome and encodes:
- the LOC115970552 gene encoding uncharacterized protein LOC115970552; translated protein: MKYGVQLKFPATNNEAEYEGILTGLRLGKALGAKNLLIQSDSKLVIGQISGEYEAKEERMQKYLKLTRQLTQEFDTVEFVQIPRSQNIGADEVSKLASSEEGKTSTDMEIEIQKHLSIEEVVVFSIQSTDTWMTPIISFLQDGHLPQNTDEARKVKKRAARFTILNDVLYKRGFSMPYLKCVDEDEAKYILEEVHGGICGDHAGSRSLVNKVIRAGYFWPTMQGDAADIVRRCDRCQRYGNVQRLPAEKMTTIASPWPFAQWGIDIVGPLPQGKGQFDSQGFRDFCSDLGIKNQFSSPGHPQANGQTEVTNRTLLKIIKTKLDEAKGAWSEELPSVLWAYRTTARTPTGETPFRLTYGTEAVIPVEVGVTSIRRGTFRDGLNDEELRFNLDCLDEVRDNASCRMTKYQKKMAEYYNKRVKLRRLDIGDLVLRKVTIATKDPT